acatggccacatagcccaaaaaacccacaaaaaactatggatgctagccatgaaagccttcgacttaacaaaatactgtatatttagaAGAGGAATCATAACACTTCCAGAACTGATCCTCCACAAGTTTTGGACAACAACATCCACAATCCCTTGTGACAGGCCATGCTGACTGGATCTGATGGGACCTGAATTCTAAAATATTTGGAGAGCCAAAGTTTGCCTATCCACAGACTAAGAACTGATTCATATAGGCCTGTAGAACACTTAATAGACCAGGGCAAGCATAGGCAACCTGGTGCCTTCTAGATTTTTTGGAATGGACCTCAGTTCCTATCATCCCCAGAGAGTATGGTCAGTGGGCAAAGACTCTGCAGATGTTTGCCCAAGATCTCTGGAAAGGTCAGGGCATCTGGATTAGGGCTTCAGGAGAACCCACCTGGTCATCTGCTGAATGCACTGTGCTCTGTAGTTCTCATAGTGAACATCACAAGTGACATCCTTCAGGTCATGCATGTGCGTCCGGATCAGCATGTTCCGCAGTTTCACAAAGTCGCAGTGCGCTTGGTTTTCCACTTGGAGAACAGCAAGAAACAGACAATGCATGGGTTAGGTATCCAGAAACAGCACCAAGAAAGAGTGAGCCAGCTTCAGCAATTCTTAGAGCAATGTTAGTGCCTCAAGCGAAGTGATGGCCCTCTATCTAATGGAGTCAAGGTAGAGATGTGAAGGTTTCCATAAAGTCCAGAAAAACTTCAGGGAGGAAAAATCAGGTTTtcccatttctcccccccccccccccccccttttttaactgggaaaaaaaaacttgcaaagtgactttcagtctgtaaaaggtgCTTACATTCCTTTGCCCCCTATTTTTCTAAAAGTTTCTACATGGgtgttattttttttcccctgaagaaaGCTGGAAAGAAACCTCTTTTTTAACCTATGGCTTcaaaattttgtgaatttttacaTCTCCAGGTGAGCTGGGGAGGAAATATATGTTGCTTCAGCTCCTTGGCTGAAAATCTAGATATCGGCGAGTCAACATacacagacattttttaaaaattataattgcaatttttttcattataaaattataaaagtgTGGAAAGACATAGCGGGTTTGGGGGACAACCCGCTGCAACCCTCCCCacaattgatgatgatgatgatgatgatgatgatgatgatgatgatgatgatgatgatgatgcacaagCCTCCATGGGTTGTACTTCCAGTTTTTGATGAAATTCCAGAGGTGGAattctccattttaatttttaaaagtgatgGGGATACCTAGGGGCCATGGACACACCATTCCCATTCTTCTTTTACGTGCTAAACTTTCATACatagtgattcctaaactttggtcctccaggtgttttggatttcaactcccagaaaccccaggcagcttgaccaacagttaggaatgatgatgatgatgatgatgatgatgatgatgatgatgatgatgtttatttatatcccaccttcttcccagtacagggactcaaggcggcttacaaatctaaaatggtccaaattaaaacactataaaattctgagagctgaagtccaaaacatctggaggactagagTTTGGAACCGCTGTGATTTCATGTGTAAAACTTTCTAGATTAATGATGGATTTGCTGTATTCAGTCCACAGGCTACTTGCCAAGGGAAAAGAAGCTATACAGAGGCatctaatacagtgggccttttggATCCAcaggggtttagttccaggatcctgCATGAATACTAAAAAATGTGGATGATCACGCTCCGTGTTATTAAATGGTGgccacatgaacacacacacttcAGCGTGTCTATGTTCACGCAGCCACCATTTAATACTATTTAATAATATatgtaatattataataataatatgacgatctgtggttggttgaattcatggatctGGAGCCCATGGATTGGGGGCCCCCATTGCCACAGAAACGATTAAACCATATAAAATATCAACTTATAATGATAGTAAAAGTCACATATACACAGCTGGCAATTTTCTAACATCCTTGTTCTAATTTTCAAAATCACATTTAAGAACATTACAATCTCAAACCCCTCAAGTTCTCAGCTTCTTGATAAATGTCCCCTTGCCTCTGTCCTTCCCCCAGTTTCCTCCCCAGCTTAattcagttgatgcaaactgagttcaagatgcaaaagtagtttgcacttaggTAGCAGCAGGGAGAGCAGAGGAAGGGGTGGGCTCTTGTCCTTCTCTGTAtgttcaggcaaaaggaaactgctgcagcctctcctaccttgtgtgctcttcctcattaataactttttctaCCTTGACTACAGTCTAATGTTGCTTGGTGACATACACCCCATCTATGAAATCTTGGAAGATATACCAAGACCACAGGGACAGAGCGTAGAGCAAGGGAAATTTCTTTCATACTTTGAGATGGTTAGGTTCTGTAAATAGGAAGCACTGTGCACGGATGTAATGATCAGAGCTTACCTTCTACGATGCCCCAGGGGTAGAGGCGCCCTCGTACCCTCTGGCCTTTGGCTTCCACCACTGTGTTACTGCCAATGACGGCAAAAGGAGCGCTCTCCTGGAAcaagaggagaagaggaatgCATCACTTGTGTTTTGATTTGGGTTATGATTCATTTTGTTCAGTTTTGGGTTGATTTCACCCTCTTTTCAAATAAATTAAACATCTAGGTACTCTCCTGCACACATGCTAGGGCATGGGTAGGAAATGTATGGCCCTCTATATGTTGTGGAATTGGAACTCatatcagccctaaccagcattgCCAGCAATGAGGGATGGTGAAAGTTGCAGACTGGATGGTCAGTATAGTTGGTTGTGGCACGGCAGCATTCTGACAAAGAAGGGTAtgcctaaccaaactacaaatccctgaactccacagcatggagccatggtagttaaagcggtgtcaaactgcattaattctgcaatgcagatactgCCTGAGACTGCCTTCTAAATTTTTACCTTCTAAGTAAGGTTCTGGTTTTTGGCTGTTTGACAGCAACTTCTCCAAATTCTATTTGAGACTTAGCCTTCTCCTTCCAGGTATAGACAATATCATCCCAGTCTtatgatgtatgtatgtatgtatgtatgtatgtatgtattctcCTTGCGCACCTTCAGCTCTCTGTCTTGTTGCTTGAAGTCCTCATCTTCATCAGAATCACACTCTGGAAACTGATAAACTTTAATTCCAAATTTGTCAATCTCCTCTCGAATCTGAGCCAAGTTGGGGGCAAGAAGAGAGAAATGGCATTAGACCTTCATCTCTGCTCAGTAAAGCAAAGGAACACTTTCAGAATTTCATTTGGACCCTCTAAAATGctttcattttaaatacatttaataaagTTTTAATACATGTGTAtactttggtatctgctggggtttgattccaggacccccatggataccaaaacccatggatgctcaggtcccattagaATGGTGTgataaaatggtgacccttatatgaactggtgaaatcaaggtttgcttttcaagccatggatggttaaatccatggatatggagggatgactgtatggtcacccctccgtttttgcagggaatccgttctgggctccccccccccccccaaaaaaaggaaaatcagcaaatattcaagccccattggcctgAATGGCAGTGCACTGCCTTGGGCACCCGCCATGGGTGCACACCTCATTTTATGTCCCTTCGTTTGCCCCTTGCATGTAATTGAGGGATGCAGATTCAGTCCGcacaaatggagggatgactgtatttctacagtgtagatgcacctttatgattctattttaactgctgtagctgcatcctttggaatcctgggacttgctgTTGGGggagaggcactagagctctctagcagacaaTTCTAAATACCCCACAGTAgtctccaaatcccaggattccacagaatgaagccatgacagttacaataGGATCAAAGTGTGGCAGCTATGTAGGGGGCAAAAGACTCGAGTCAGTCCCCTGTCCTATGCACCAATGCTCCACACCATCACTCCACAGGCCTCTCAACAGGGGAAACGCCCCATGCCAACTCACCCTCTCTTTTAGCTTCTTGATCTCTGAGGGCACAAGGCAATCGGCTTTGGCAATGAGGGGCACAATGTTCACTTTTTCATGTAGCGCCTTCATAAACTCTACATCAACCGGCCGCAACCTACAGCAAAGAGAGGCAGTGGTAGGAAGGAGAGCGAAAGACCAAAAGAATGAGGCGActgtcattttcttccatttttgattTGAAGAGAGTAAGAGTCTCGGGGCATATAACCAGAGAATAGGAGCAATGACCATGCAAGTTAGGTTCCCAAAAcaaacttagggcctgaacagacaagccaaaatatagctgctttgggtcactttggaggtatgctatttaaatgatgcatgcgtcctaagaggccagaagccatgccaaagccaagctccagtcctgaggactggagtgcagctttggcacagcttctgacctcttaagatgtatgtgtcatttaaacagcaaacctccaaagtgacctgaagcagctttattttggcctgtctgtttgggcccttagggAAGCAACACATTTGCTCACCCTCCCTATATCTATCCTGGTCCGTGGCATCACTGTAAGAGTGCAAGGGGTGCGGCCCGCATTAGGTGGTACCCCAAAGGAacggtgacacccagttgggctcCCCTCCAATGCAAGAGGGGTGAATGCACACCCTTACTGGGTGACACCTTAGCTAGTGACACCATTGATCCTGGTTATGTGCTTGATTGCTCAAGCCAGAAGGGAAAACTACCTGGAAATGCCCCAAAGAAGCCATGCCTGAGTTGTGGGACTCCGCTGATATCCCCGCACCCACGATGCACCTTTAAGCACCTATAAAAACTCATCCCCATCTTACCCATGGCCGAAGGGTGAGATAAAATACAGGCAACAGTGCACTCGGTTGTCCTGAATATTCTTCCGATTGAGACCACTCTCATCTCGGAAGTACTGCTCAAACTGCTGATCAATGTAATCCGTGATAGGCTTCCAGCTAGagcaaaagagaaggagaagatggtGTAGCCGCTTGCTCAGATGGCTGTAAAAatattactactgctgctgcgATTACATTTCTTCAACGCCTTTGTTTAACACAGACTCAAGGCAtcttaatatataataaaatgtatttatattccacccaaaggaatcaaggcagattacagcacaaagcaacaataaaatacaatataaaataagatTCACAATTTTAAATAATCCCATaccccaaccctcctcccaatCTTCCAGTTGAAATACACCAAAATAAAACGCAAAAACAATAGACAAAACCTATAAAATATACACCAAAATCTCCCCACAATATCAACAGATTATAGGGATAGTCAATGGGCATAAGGACAATTGCCAAAGATTGGTcaagcgcatcccattcaatgcTCGGGACTGGAGAGATGTCTTAAGCTGGTGCTGGTAATGTTGGGGCTGGGCAGACCTTGCAAGGGAGAGCATCCCAGTCCCACATATTAATACAGAAGGAGAGGCCCATCATCCACAGTTTTGGTGAACTAGGCAATCATAATGTTACATAATGTGTGTGTACACCCGCATCTGCAATGCACCTGAAAGTCATCTCCCTGTGCAAACCTTCCCAAATCTTAGCAATCAttgggagaggaccttcttggtggctgctcccaggctatggaactccTTCTCAAGGGAGGTTCGactggccccctctctgctctaTTTACACCAACAGAGGCTTTCCAAAGACCTTCCTATCTAGATCAGTCTTCATCGTTTAACTTGTTGGGATAGAAAGATGTGCAATAGAAGGATCATTTAATTTGTTGGGAGAGAAGTATGTTTTATACACGCAATATCTATTGAAtgtgttgtcattatttttagaTGGTTCAAATTGGATTGATTGTTGAATGCTTTCCCAACTTTTGTACCACATACAGTTTTTACTATTTTGCTTTAACTGACATTGGaagttgctttgggtcccatggtggggggaaagtgggatacaagTCACACAAATAataactgcaattcccatcagctttagccagcatagtcaatagcAGGGaaggacaagaggctgcagcccaataacatctggaagaccacatgattCTGACCCTTGATCTAGCCctgcggttcccaaactttggtcttccagatgttttgggcttcagctcccagaattcctgactgttggtcaagccaGCTAGGGTTTATAGAAGGTGAATTCCCAAAAACttgggaggaccaaagtttgggaattggtGATCTGGCCTTTCATCGTCTGCTCTAACATCAGTTCTCATTTGGCAAAGTTATCTAGCCCACCCATTGCCTTTCTATGAAACGCTGGAGAGACCACATCCTTGCATGTTGTCTACACCAACTAGTAAAAGGTAAAAAGGTGGTCTTTGACCATAAAGGAGGGGGAGGGTGTCAAAATCCTTATCATCAGAGAGGGGTTTTTTTCCGGCCAGCCAAAGGGGCACAAAAATACAGCCAATGTCTTGGGTCAGCCCTTGTCTATGCCCAAAACCTTAAAAGCAGTTTAACTGGTTAACTGTCAGGACCAGGCATCTCTGATCAGGCTCTGAAAACTACAAGACGCAGGAGAGTTTGTGGGGGAATCAGTTATTCCAGAGGGCAAAGGAGTCAGATAAAGGATTGGCTAAATAGAAGGAACCATGACCAGGCCCCATAATTTTTCTTTATTGCAGAATTGGCCAATGTAGGAGGGGAGCTTACCACT
This genomic interval from Sceloporus undulatus isolate JIND9_A2432 ecotype Alabama chromosome 10, SceUnd_v1.1, whole genome shotgun sequence contains the following:
- the SEPTIN5 gene encoding septin-5 isoform X5, which translates into the protein MVAGESGLGKSTLVNSLFLTDLYKDRKLLNAEERISQTVEIVKHTVDIEEKGVKLKLTIVDTPGFGDAVNNTECWKPITDYIDQQFEQYFRDESGLNRKNIQDNRVHCCLYFISPFGHGLRPVDVEFMKALHEKVNIVPLIAKADCLVPSEIKKLKERIREEIDKFGIKVYQFPECDSDEDEDFKQQDRELKESAPFAVIGSNTVVEAKGQRVRGRLYPWGIVEVENQAHCDFVKLRNMLIRTHMHDLKDVTCDVHYENYRAQCIQQMTSKLTQDNRIESPIPILPLPTPDAETEKLIKMKDEELRRMQEMLQKMQQQMQDQ
- the SEPTIN5 gene encoding septin-5 isoform X4, giving the protein MDHEKQYVGFATLPNQVHRKSVKKGFDFTLMVAGESGLGKSTLVNSLFLTDLYKDRKLLNAEERISQTVEIVKHTVDIEEKGVKLKLTIVDTPGFGDAVNNTECWKPITDYIDQQFEQYFRDESGLNRKNIQDNRVHCCLYFISPFGHGLRPVDVEFMKALHEKVNIVPLIAKADCLVPSEIKKLKERIREEIDKFGIKVYQFPECDSDEDEDFKQQDRELKESAPFAVIGSNTVVEAKGQRVRGRLYPWGIVEVENQAHCDFVKLRNMLIRTHMHDLKDVTCDVHYENYRAQCIQQMTSKLTQDNRIESPIPILPLPTPDAETEKLIKMKDEELRRMQEMLQKMQQQMQDQ
- the SEPTIN5 gene encoding septin-5 isoform X1; this translates as MDSIIIQERLVERLLSPRTQNQRSHSAKLKDHEKQYVGFATLPNQVHRKSVKKGFDFTLMVAGESGLGKSTLVNSLFLTDLYKDRKLLNAEERISQTVEIVKHTVDIEEKGVKLKLTIVDTPGFGDAVNNTECWKPITDYIDQQFEQYFRDESGLNRKNIQDNRVHCCLYFISPFGHGLRPVDVEFMKALHEKVNIVPLIAKADCLVPSEIKKLKERIREEIDKFGIKVYQFPECDSDEDEDFKQQDRELKESAPFAVIGSNTVVEAKGQRVRGRLYPWGIVEVENQAHCDFVKLRNMLIRTHMHDLKDVTCDVHYENYRAQCIQQMTSKLTQDNRIESPIPILPLPTPDAETEKLIKMKDEELRRMQEMLQKMQQQMQDQ
- the SEPTIN5 gene encoding septin-5 isoform X2, with the translated sequence MVPEEKRLAQEEALKGQDGRTKPDHEKQYVGFATLPNQVHRKSVKKGFDFTLMVAGESGLGKSTLVNSLFLTDLYKDRKLLNAEERISQTVEIVKHTVDIEEKGVKLKLTIVDTPGFGDAVNNTECWKPITDYIDQQFEQYFRDESGLNRKNIQDNRVHCCLYFISPFGHGLRPVDVEFMKALHEKVNIVPLIAKADCLVPSEIKKLKERIREEIDKFGIKVYQFPECDSDEDEDFKQQDRELKESAPFAVIGSNTVVEAKGQRVRGRLYPWGIVEVENQAHCDFVKLRNMLIRTHMHDLKDVTCDVHYENYRAQCIQQMTSKLTQDNRIESPIPILPLPTPDAETEKLIKMKDEELRRMQEMLQKMQQQMQDQ
- the SEPTIN5 gene encoding septin-5 isoform X3 — its product is MSTGMRYKSKLANPEEKQDHEKQYVGFATLPNQVHRKSVKKGFDFTLMVAGESGLGKSTLVNSLFLTDLYKDRKLLNAEERISQTVEIVKHTVDIEEKGVKLKLTIVDTPGFGDAVNNTECWKPITDYIDQQFEQYFRDESGLNRKNIQDNRVHCCLYFISPFGHGLRPVDVEFMKALHEKVNIVPLIAKADCLVPSEIKKLKERIREEIDKFGIKVYQFPECDSDEDEDFKQQDRELKESAPFAVIGSNTVVEAKGQRVRGRLYPWGIVEVENQAHCDFVKLRNMLIRTHMHDLKDVTCDVHYENYRAQCIQQMTSKLTQDNRIESPIPILPLPTPDAETEKLIKMKDEELRRMQEMLQKMQQQMQDQ